The following proteins come from a genomic window of Gottfriedia acidiceleris:
- a CDS encoding Cof-type HAD-IIB family hydrolase, whose translation MTKPIVFFDIDGTILNHDKVIPESTKKAISELQNKEIHVVIATGRAPFMFKEIREELNINSFVSLNGQYAEFEGEAIHKHALHPEQLHQFTQKAKELGIPLIYLNNETMRASIDSHPHIKEAMTSIRMQHPEVQHDFYQNREIYQVLLFCEEHQEPSLTDGFNDFNYIRWHEYSSDVLPIGGSKANGILQMVNHLGFDMQNVIAFGDGLNDLEMIEKVGTGIAMGNAVDPLKKLANHITTNVDEDGILNGLKWAGLL comes from the coding sequence ATGACGAAACCAATCGTTTTTTTTGATATTGATGGAACGATTTTAAATCATGATAAAGTAATTCCGGAAAGTACAAAGAAAGCAATTTCGGAACTTCAAAATAAAGAGATCCACGTAGTGATTGCAACTGGTCGTGCGCCATTCATGTTTAAAGAAATTCGTGAAGAGTTAAATATAAATAGTTTTGTAAGTTTAAATGGACAATATGCTGAATTTGAAGGTGAAGCTATTCACAAACATGCTCTACATCCAGAACAACTTCACCAATTTACTCAAAAAGCAAAAGAATTAGGGATTCCGCTAATTTATTTAAATAACGAGACAATGAGAGCGTCCATTGATTCACATCCTCATATAAAAGAAGCAATGACATCGATTAGAATGCAACACCCTGAAGTTCAGCATGATTTTTATCAAAATCGTGAAATTTACCAAGTTTTACTTTTCTGTGAAGAGCATCAAGAGCCATCTTTAACTGATGGGTTTAATGATTTTAATTATATTCGTTGGCATGAGTATTCGTCAGATGTCTTACCAATTGGAGGATCTAAAGCGAATGGAATACTTCAAATGGTAAACCATCTTGGATTTGATATGCAAAATGTAATCGCATTTGGTGACGGATTAAATGATTTAGAAATGATTGAAAAAGTTGGTACGGGGATCGCCATGGGGAATGCTGTGGATCCACTAAAAAAATTAGCTAACCATATTACAACAAATGTTGATGAAGATGGAATTTTAAACGGTTTAAAATGGGC